A stretch of [Clostridium] innocuum DNA encodes these proteins:
- a CDS encoding DUF3795 domain-containing protein translates to MKMPEMMEETMFAPCGMNCMVCYKHCFTKKTKQPCLGCLAGDETGKPKHCRKCKIKDCVHEKGITYCFTCARFPCTLIKNLEKSYNKRYKTSLIANSLYVSRYGLARFMMQQTSLYACSVCGGIYSLHDRICTECGNTFHKTELQ, encoded by the coding sequence ATGAAAATGCCTGAAATGATGGAAGAAACCATGTTTGCGCCTTGCGGTATGAATTGTATGGTGTGCTATAAGCATTGCTTTACGAAGAAAACCAAACAGCCCTGTCTGGGATGTCTGGCAGGTGATGAAACGGGAAAGCCGAAGCATTGCCGTAAGTGCAAAATCAAAGATTGTGTTCATGAAAAGGGAATCACCTATTGCTTTACCTGTGCGAGGTTTCCCTGCACCTTGATTAAAAATCTTGAAAAGAGCTATAACAAGCGTTATAAAACCAGTCTGATTGCCAACAGTCTGTATGTCAGCAGATATGGTCTTGCCCGGTTTATGATGCAGCAGACTTCCTTGTATGCCTGCTCTGTATGCGGTGGTATATATTCTTTGCACGATCGAATTTGTACGGAATGCGGAAATACTTTCCATAAAACAGAATTACAGTAA
- a CDS encoding YebC/PmpR family DNA-binding transcriptional regulator: MGRHFEVRAASMAKTAAVKAKLYSRYGKEILMAAKSGVPDPDMNASLKKVIERAKANQVPADVIKRAIEKAKGGTNENYSAATYEGFGAGGQATIIIDCLTDNANRTIADLRGCFNKSHAKIGVSGCVSFNYEHVGLISIKYDDEEAMMDALIMAEVDLKDIEVEEGQMTITVEPTELNKAKDAIEELIPEVSFDILEDTMLPNEYVELEGEDLMLFQRLVTLLNEVDDVQQVYHNVRNINDSVE, encoded by the coding sequence ATGGGTAGACATTTTGAAGTGCGTGCCGCTTCTATGGCAAAAACCGCTGCGGTAAAAGCAAAACTATATTCCCGTTATGGAAAAGAAATACTGATGGCTGCGAAGTCCGGTGTGCCTGATCCAGACATGAATGCTTCTTTGAAGAAAGTAATCGAGCGTGCAAAGGCAAACCAGGTTCCTGCGGATGTTATCAAGCGTGCGATTGAAAAAGCCAAGGGTGGAACGAATGAAAACTATTCTGCGGCTACATATGAAGGCTTTGGTGCCGGCGGTCAGGCTACGATCATTATTGACTGTCTGACGGATAATGCGAACCGTACCATTGCAGATCTGCGTGGATGCTTTAACAAGTCACATGCGAAAATCGGTGTCAGCGGCTGTGTTTCCTTTAATTATGAACACGTTGGATTGATTTCCATAAAGTATGATGATGAAGAGGCGATGATGGACGCGCTGATCATGGCTGAGGTTGATCTGAAGGATATCGAAGTCGAGGAAGGTCAGATGACCATTACCGTAGAGCCGACAGAGCTGAATAAGGCAAAGGATGCCATTGAGGAGCTGATTCCTGAAGTATCCTTTGATATTCTGGAAGATACCATGCTTCCAAATGAATATGTGGAGCTTGAGGGTGAGGATCTGATGCTGTTCCAGCGTTTGGTGACTCTGTTGAATGAGGTGGATGATGTTCAGCAGGTATATCATAATGTACGCAATATTAACGATTCTGTAGAATAA
- a CDS encoding histidine--tRNA ligase, producing MSYQVPRGTQDILPNEISKWHRLEELIRQFTYVYNYQEIRTPIFEHTNVFKRGNDSSDMVNKEMYTFQLENSSTSLTLRPEGTAGVARAFVEHKMYGYADLPMKMYYVGPQCRHERPQKGRMRIFNQFGVEVIGAKSPLLDVETIALGWSFISALGLKDMKVLINTLGDDASRAAYREALKEHFKNDIDHMCTDCKRRYEQNPLRILDCKIDHDLDVMKQVPKMADYLNEESKTYFEQVLEGLDALGIPYEVDDKLVRGLDYYTHTVFEVVSVNKEMGAQSTVFAGGRYDGLVEYFGGPEGMSGIGWAMGLERLLIALEAEGISLVDEDSLDVYVLCLSPKASTTVLQVVTQLRAAGYRTDTDYLNRSMKAQFKTVDRKHAKVAIMIGEQDLESGSAAVKNIETKEKTEVAFDSIVEAIDAMFGEAEEEHTCTCGEEHCTCQKEQ from the coding sequence ATGAGCTATCAGGTACCAAGAGGAACACAGGATATTTTGCCAAATGAAATAAGTAAATGGCACCGTTTGGAAGAGCTGATCCGTCAGTTTACATATGTTTACAACTATCAGGAAATCCGGACACCGATTTTTGAACATACCAATGTCTTTAAAAGAGGAAATGATTCCAGTGATATGGTCAATAAGGAAATGTATACCTTCCAGCTGGAAAACAGCTCAACTTCACTGACGCTGCGTCCGGAGGGGACGGCAGGTGTTGCCAGAGCATTTGTCGAACATAAAATGTATGGATATGCTGACCTGCCGATGAAGATGTACTATGTGGGACCGCAATGCCGTCATGAACGCCCGCAAAAGGGCAGAATGCGTATCTTCAATCAGTTTGGTGTTGAGGTCATCGGTGCCAAAAGTCCGTTGCTGGATGTGGAAACGATTGCACTTGGATGGTCGTTTATCTCGGCGCTTGGCTTGAAGGATATGAAGGTGCTGATCAATACGCTTGGGGATGATGCATCCCGTGCCGCCTACCGTGAGGCTTTGAAGGAGCATTTTAAAAACGATATTGACCATATGTGTACAGACTGCAAGCGTCGCTATGAGCAGAATCCGCTGCGTATTCTGGATTGTAAGATTGATCATGATCTGGATGTCATGAAGCAGGTTCCCAAGATGGCGGATTATCTGAATGAGGAAAGCAAGACATATTTTGAACAGGTTCTGGAAGGGCTGGATGCTTTGGGTATTCCTTATGAGGTGGATGATAAGCTGGTGCGTGGTCTGGATTACTATACGCATACTGTATTTGAAGTCGTTTCTGTAAATAAGGAAATGGGGGCACAGTCAACGGTATTTGCCGGTGGACGCTATGACGGACTTGTCGAATATTTCGGCGGACCTGAAGGAATGAGCGGAATCGGCTGGGCAATGGGTCTGGAGCGTCTGTTGATTGCTTTAGAGGCGGAAGGAATTTCCCTGGTGGATGAGGACAGTCTGGATGTGTATGTATTGTGTCTGTCACCGAAGGCATCCACGACCGTTTTACAGGTCGTGACACAGCTTCGTGCCGCAGGATATCGTACGGATACGGATTATCTGAATCGATCCATGAAGGCACAGTTTAAGACAGTCGACCGCAAGCATGCCAAGGTTGCCATTATGATCGGAGAGCAGGATCTGGAAAGCGGCAGTGCTGCTGTGAAGAATATTGAAACAAAGGAAAAGACGGAGGTGGCATTTGATTCCATCGTTGAGGCAATCGACGCCATGTTCGGTGAAGCAGAGGAAGAACATACCTGTACGTGCGGGGAGGAACACTGTACCTGCCAAAAGGAACAATAG
- a CDS encoding transposase produces MVKEKNYPIPFHNDVFFKYMLIGEDADSELLRSRIIEAIYSLKVQKTRVLNPELLPEAFFGKRAILDVVLEDVEGHFYDLEMQVSGYTKEEQLRFQQYGYRLVGRQLKQGDDYTKLKPFYQIIFMNCKPEDKGRMIRHYRVKDEDNQEEPNGTLNRAIVFLPMIKQRIREVRGVENLTEFETFCYVLAYNPDDAILKIKRRMVDIAMEKYNEMREDGALFSWAESVEFAERAVQANLRDQTAEAKRIGKLEGIEEGVTIGLKKGLETGLETGKKASLKLLLLHKYGVDDAWADTLSNQQVDDAVLHILDCDTYELLKDKVREKK; encoded by the coding sequence ATGGTAAAAGAAAAGAATTATCCGATTCCCTTTCACAATGATGTTTTTTTCAAGTACATGTTGATCGGAGAGGATGCAGACTCTGAACTGCTGAGAAGCAGGATCATCGAAGCGATTTACTCACTGAAGGTTCAAAAGACAAGGGTGTTGAATCCGGAGCTGCTGCCGGAAGCCTTTTTTGGAAAACGAGCGATTTTGGATGTTGTGTTAGAGGATGTGGAAGGTCATTTTTATGACCTGGAAATGCAGGTATCCGGGTACACGAAGGAAGAGCAGCTGCGTTTTCAGCAGTACGGCTACCGTCTGGTTGGCAGACAGCTGAAGCAGGGAGATGATTATACAAAGCTGAAGCCGTTTTATCAGATCATCTTTATGAACTGCAAGCCGGAGGATAAAGGACGCATGATTCGTCACTACAGGGTAAAGGATGAAGATAATCAAGAGGAGCCAAACGGTACACTGAATCGTGCGATTGTGTTTTTACCGATGATCAAGCAGCGTATAAGGGAAGTCAGAGGCGTAGAAAACCTGACGGAATTTGAAACTTTCTGCTATGTGCTTGCATATAATCCGGATGATGCTATACTAAAAATAAAGAGAAGGATGGTGGATATAGCTATGGAAAAATATAATGAAATGCGAGAGGATGGGGCGTTATTCAGCTGGGCGGAATCGGTGGAATTTGCGGAGCGAGCAGTACAGGCCAATCTGCGAGATCAAACTGCAGAAGCTAAAAGAATTGGAAAGCTGGAAGGAATCGAAGAAGGTGTGACAATAGGTCTGAAAAAGGGTTTAGAAACAGGTTTGGAGACAGGTAAAAAAGCATCGTTAAAATTATTATTGTTACACAAATACGGCGTAGATGATGCATGGGCCGATACATTATCCAATCAACAGGTCGATGACGCAGTCCTTCATATCCTGGACTGTGATACATATGAGCTTTTAAAAGATAAGGTGAGGGAGAAAAAGTAA
- a CDS encoding Ku protein has protein sequence MAVAHKGAISFGLVHIPIQMYRTTRDVDISFNQLCKKTHERVHYKKYCGHCDKELKAADIVKGYQYEKDKYVIMDNEEIDALKAEKDRTITILQFTKLAEIDDIYYEKNYYAVPEKHAEKAYELLRDAMAKLSVVAIAKTVIGTKETLLALCPGEDGILVKTLFYQEEIAENPKAFAHPKLVKAESDMAKQLIQSMTKPFDPGDYHDEFQERLRAAIEEKISGQHIVHASDRKQDTATPVDLMEALQQSLSEMKPKGRRRSVKH, from the coding sequence ATGGCAGTTGCACATAAGGGAGCCATTTCCTTCGGCCTGGTACATATCCCCATACAGATGTATCGTACAACCAGAGATGTGGATATTTCCTTCAACCAGCTTTGTAAGAAAACACATGAGCGGGTGCACTATAAAAAATATTGCGGACATTGCGATAAGGAGCTGAAGGCAGCCGATATCGTTAAGGGTTATCAGTATGAAAAGGATAAGTATGTCATTATGGACAATGAGGAGATTGACGCCTTAAAGGCGGAAAAGGATCGCACAATCACGATTCTTCAGTTCACGAAGCTTGCGGAAATCGATGATATCTATTATGAAAAAAACTATTATGCCGTACCGGAAAAGCATGCAGAAAAAGCATATGAGCTGCTGCGTGATGCCATGGCAAAGCTGTCTGTGGTCGCGATAGCAAAAACGGTGATTGGCACAAAGGAAACCCTGCTGGCACTGTGTCCCGGTGAGGACGGCATTTTAGTGAAAACGTTGTTTTATCAGGAAGAGATTGCCGAGAATCCAAAGGCTTTCGCACACCCCAAGCTGGTCAAGGCGGAAAGTGATATGGCAAAGCAGCTGATTCAGTCCATGACAAAGCCGTTTGATCCCGGTGATTACCATGATGAATTTCAGGAACGACTGCGTGCAGCAATCGAAGAAAAAATCAGTGGTCAGCATATCGTGCATGCCAGTGACCGCAAGCAGGACACTGCAACTCCAGTCGATTTGATGGAGGCCCTGCAGCAGTCCCTTTCTGAAATGAAGCCCAAGGGAAGACGCAGGAGCGTGAAGCACTGA
- a CDS encoding HD domain-containing protein produces MENKERFLSIYREHIHREGSEKLLEYLLSEHSDFFRAPASTRFHGAHAQGLLEHSLNVYDCLKDYLSRPRVKECYHMDYNEETIAIVALLHDICKINCYKESTRNQKVNGQWVQVPYYEYDDRLPYGHGEKSVYIITGFMRLSREEAFAIRYHMGFSGSEEVRNVGAAFEMYPLAFALSTADMEATYYLEEK; encoded by the coding sequence ATGGAGAACAAGGAGCGGTTTTTATCAATATACAGGGAGCATATCCATCGGGAGGGCAGCGAGAAGCTGCTGGAATATCTGCTGTCGGAGCATAGTGATTTCTTTCGGGCACCGGCAAGTACCCGTTTTCATGGTGCTCATGCACAGGGGCTGCTGGAGCACAGTTTGAATGTGTATGACTGTCTGAAGGATTATCTGAGCCGTCCAAGGGTAAAGGAATGCTATCATATGGATTACAATGAGGAAACGATTGCTATTGTGGCGCTGCTGCATGATATATGTAAGATCAACTGCTACAAGGAAAGTACGCGAAACCAGAAGGTGAACGGACAGTGGGTACAGGTACCGTATTACGAATATGATGACCGGCTGCCGTATGGCCATGGTGAAAAGAGCGTTTATATCATCACCGGCTTTATGCGGCTGAGCAGAGAGGAAGCCTTTGCCATCCGCTATCATATGGGGTTCAGCGGAAGTGAAGAGGTACGAAATGTCGGTGCTGCCTTTGAAATGTATCCGCTGGCATTTGCTTTGAGTACAGCGGATATGGAAGCTACGTATTATCTGGAAGAGAAGTAG
- a CDS encoding DNA ligase, translating into MDFAARDASPMLIGLEQPAFDDEDYIYEWKLDGVRCLLYLDKDSTELRNKRNLKLNAKFPELTQLHKQVKTRCILDGELYIFHNGEPDFFQVQKRTLTSDPFKIRLHSRQFPASFTAFDILYYKDTCVIDQPLMKRKKMLEKTVRENERLSVSRYIETNGIALFELTKQRGLEGIVAKRKDSRYVCGKRTKDWIKCKNLLDDDFIVCGYIVKEKGIVSLVLAQYDVQNHIVYKGHVTMGASLPYLMEHSEKTDTSFLPSIPGGNEEAVWIDPPLVGTVKFMQYTEQGGLRQPVFKGFREDKTIRECRSKH; encoded by the coding sequence ATGGACTTTGCAGCCAGAGATGCTTCCCCGATGCTCATCGGGCTGGAGCAGCCGGCCTTCGATGATGAGGACTACATCTATGAATGGAAGCTGGACGGTGTACGCTGTCTATTGTATCTTGACAAAGACAGCACCGAATTGAGAAACAAACGAAATCTGAAGCTGAATGCAAAGTTTCCTGAGCTGACACAGCTGCATAAGCAGGTAAAAACACGCTGTATTCTGGATGGCGAGCTATACATCTTTCATAATGGAGAACCGGATTTCTTTCAGGTACAGAAGCGGACATTGACCTCGGACCCCTTTAAAATCCGTTTACATTCCCGCCAGTTCCCTGCCAGCTTCACTGCGTTTGACATCCTTTATTACAAGGATACATGCGTTATCGATCAGCCACTCATGAAACGCAAAAAGATGCTGGAAAAGACAGTTCGGGAAAATGAACGGCTTTCGGTTTCCCGCTATATTGAAACCAACGGAATTGCGCTGTTTGAACTAACCAAACAACGCGGATTAGAGGGTATCGTCGCCAAACGCAAAGACAGCCGCTATGTGTGTGGAAAGCGCACGAAGGACTGGATTAAATGCAAGAATCTGCTGGATGATGATTTTATCGTCTGTGGCTATATTGTCAAGGAGAAAGGCATTGTATCCCTTGTTCTGGCACAGTATGACGTACAGAATCATATCGTATATAAAGGACATGTCACCATGGGGGCATCTCTTCCCTATCTGATGGAGCACAGTGAAAAGACCGACACCAGCTTTCTGCCCAGCATCCCCGGTGGAAATGAAGAAGCCGTATGGATTGATCCGCCGTTGGTAGGAACAGTAAAATTCATGCAGTATACAGAACAGGGCGGCCTGCGACAGCCGGTATTCAAAGGCTTTCGTGAGGATAAAACCATTAGGGAATGCAGAAGCAAGCACTAG
- a CDS encoding LytTR family transcriptional regulator — MKIIIEEKASREEEDTIIVRCASLSESILKLLQKLKAGDELITCTQNGTIARIRPDDVYYFESVDNKTFLYTEKEVYEIRQKLYEIEDSYAGLDFFRSSKSIIVNLSKIRYLSPVLGSRLEATLLNDEKIMISRQYVAALKVLLKI, encoded by the coding sequence TTGAAAATCATCATCGAAGAAAAAGCATCCAGAGAGGAAGAAGACACCATTATCGTCCGATGTGCTTCTCTGAGCGAATCCATCCTGAAGCTTCTACAGAAGCTGAAAGCCGGTGATGAGCTGATCACCTGTACACAAAACGGAACCATCGCCAGAATCCGGCCGGATGATGTTTACTATTTTGAATCCGTTGATAACAAAACTTTCCTCTATACAGAAAAAGAGGTCTATGAAATACGGCAGAAGCTGTATGAAATCGAAGATAGCTATGCCGGCCTTGATTTCTTCCGCTCTTCGAAATCCATCATCGTCAATCTGAGCAAAATCCGCTATCTTTCCCCTGTGCTCGGCAGCCGTCTGGAGGCTACCCTGCTCAACGATGAAAAAATCATGATATCAAGACAATATGTAGCCGCACTGAAAGTGCTGCTGAAAATATAG
- a CDS encoding ABC transporter permease, producing the protein MTTLYTLTKRHILLYVRDRSAVFFSMLSVLIVLLLMLVFLGDMNKDELMQLVQRAQGSIQEADAMHLITMWTIAGILVVNAFTVPITMIGILIQDKEQKKLESFYCSCVPRSLLLLSYLLAAVITGFLMCMLLMALSFCYVSFSGFAFLSLSQLLQACGLLLLCTFVSSALVTLIAHWVNSDHAWGAFSTLAGTLIGFLGGIYLPVGMLPSVVQSVLKSLPFLHETAIMRDIFTASSLRDIFHTLPYPLLKAYREAMGITVSLSNQTLSTHIQIFALLLCGIIALGITVYLLNRHTAFDR; encoded by the coding sequence ATGACAACCTTATATACTCTGACCAAACGACATATCCTGTTATATGTCCGTGATCGCTCCGCAGTATTCTTTTCCATGCTTTCCGTATTGATCGTCCTGCTGCTGATGCTTGTATTTCTGGGCGATATGAATAAGGATGAACTGATGCAGCTGGTTCAACGTGCTCAGGGCAGCATTCAGGAAGCGGATGCAATGCATCTGATCACCATGTGGACGATAGCGGGTATACTCGTTGTCAATGCCTTTACCGTTCCCATCACCATGATCGGTATTCTTATTCAGGATAAGGAACAGAAAAAACTGGAAAGCTTTTACTGCTCCTGTGTTCCCCGCTCGCTTCTGCTGCTGTCCTATCTGCTCGCTGCTGTGATAACAGGCTTTCTCATGTGCATGCTGCTGATGGCGCTGTCCTTCTGCTACGTAAGCTTCTCCGGCTTCGCCTTTCTCAGTCTTTCTCAGCTCCTGCAGGCCTGTGGTCTGCTGCTGCTATGCACCTTTGTATCCAGTGCGCTGGTTACATTGATTGCGCATTGGGTGAACAGTGACCATGCCTGGGGTGCCTTTTCCACGCTGGCAGGCACCCTCATCGGTTTTCTGGGAGGCATCTATCTTCCCGTCGGCATGCTGCCAAGCGTTGTACAGAGCGTCTTGAAAAGCCTTCCCTTTCTGCATGAAACAGCAATCATGCGTGATATTTTCACGGCATCTTCCTTGCGGGATATATTTCATACGCTGCCTTACCCCCTTTTAAAAGCCTATCGCGAAGCAATGGGAATCACCGTCTCCCTTAGCAATCAGACGCTTTCCACTCATATCCAGATTTTCGCTCTGCTGCTTTGTGGTATAATAGCTTTAGGTATCACCGTATATTTATTGAACAGACATACGGCATTCGACAGATAG
- a CDS encoding ABC transporter ATP-binding protein, which translates to MKIIEVSHLNKKYGDFTAVKDISFHVKEGELFGFLGINGAGKSTTIHMLTTLFPPNAGTAHICNHRLGKDNQEIRKCIGVVQQQNSLDDKLSVRENLLIRGSLYENSRSTLQHREKEVCKLLGLQEIAAKRYAHLSGGQKRRCEIAAALMHEPRILFLDEPTTGLDPATRQSVWTCIEQLQKNRNMTVFLTTHYMEEAAKAAHIAVIDQGELLEYGTPYELKDRHAKDRLILIAAKQEALAKLLDSLHIPYQRDDQRFLAELNSTMDALHILPAVQPYIEGFEVLQGTMDDVFLNITGKTLEEEIAQ; encoded by the coding sequence ATGAAGATTATCGAAGTATCCCATTTGAATAAAAAATACGGGGATTTTACTGCAGTGAAGGATATCAGCTTTCATGTGAAGGAGGGTGAATTATTTGGCTTTCTGGGAATTAACGGTGCCGGAAAATCGACTACGATTCACATGCTTACTACCCTCTTTCCACCCAATGCCGGTACAGCACATATATGCAATCATAGGCTTGGCAAGGACAATCAGGAAATCCGCAAGTGTATCGGTGTCGTACAGCAGCAGAACAGTCTGGATGATAAGCTGAGCGTCCGGGAGAATCTGTTGATTCGCGGATCCTTATATGAAAACAGCCGCAGCACTTTACAGCATCGCGAAAAAGAGGTGTGTAAGCTGCTTGGACTGCAGGAAATTGCGGCAAAGCGCTACGCCCATCTTTCTGGCGGACAGAAGCGGCGCTGTGAGATTGCCGCAGCACTGATGCATGAGCCGAGGATTTTATTTCTGGATGAACCGACAACCGGCCTTGATCCGGCAACCAGACAATCCGTGTGGACTTGTATCGAACAGCTGCAGAAAAACCGCAATATGACTGTTTTTCTCACAACGCATTATATGGAGGAGGCTGCAAAGGCAGCTCATATCGCCGTGATTGATCAGGGGGAGCTATTGGAATATGGAACACCCTACGAATTAAAGGATCGCCACGCAAAGGACAGGCTCATCCTTATCGCAGCAAAGCAAGAAGCGCTGGCAAAGCTGCTGGACAGTCTGCATATTCCCTATCAGCGCGATGACCAACGTTTTCTGGCAGAGCTGAACAGTACAATGGACGCATTGCATATTCTGCCGGCAGTACAGCCCTATATCGAAGGCTTTGAGGTACTGCAGGGAACGATGGATGATGTGTTCCTGAATATTACCGGTAAAACACTGGAAGAGGAGATAGCACAATGA
- the aspS gene encoding aspartate--tRNA ligase — protein MNRTHTNGELRLCDAGKEVTLIGWVAKRRNFGSLVFIDLRDRTGITQLVFDEQLSEQIRDVRNEYILEATGCVMERKDKNPKLKTGEIEIQVRAVTIINRAETTPIIVADETDALEDTRLKYRYLDLRRPVMQQKLMLRHRITHSMREYLDSKEFIEIETPMLGRSTPEGARDYLVPSRVHPGSFYALPQSPQLYKQLLMVSGFERYYQFARCFRDEDLRADRQTDFTQVDLETSFLSDVEIQTMMEEMLQKLMKDVKGMDISIPFPRLTWTEAMNRYGSDKPDNRFGMELQEITELFENCGFKVFADCIANKGSIKAVVVPGKAGMTRKEIDKITELAKKNGAKGLVTLKYKDEELSGPIVKFLAEEEIQALVTRLSLKNEDLVLIVSDAWRTTCEVLGALRNHFGAELGLKKSDEFSYLWVTDFPMFEYSEEDGRWYAMHHPFTRPRDEDMQYIDSDPGKVHAIAYDVVLNGYELGGGSLRIYDGAMQDKMFEVLGFTEEKIQENFGWFVDALKYGTPPHGGLAFGLDRIAMILSESESIRDVIAFPKNANAKCPMSDAPTQVDSAQLEELHIAITEM, from the coding sequence ATGAATAGAACACATACGAATGGAGAATTGCGCTTGTGTGATGCAGGGAAAGAGGTTACCCTGATCGGATGGGTCGCAAAGAGAAGAAATTTCGGTTCTCTGGTATTTATCGATTTACGGGATCGTACCGGAATCACACAGCTGGTGTTTGATGAACAGCTGTCGGAACAAATCCGTGATGTGCGTAATGAATACATTCTGGAAGCAACCGGCTGTGTCATGGAGCGTAAGGATAAGAATCCAAAGCTAAAGACCGGTGAGATTGAAATTCAGGTCCGTGCCGTTACGATTATCAACCGTGCGGAAACCACCCCAATCATTGTTGCGGATGAAACCGATGCCCTGGAGGATACCCGCCTGAAGTATCGGTATCTGGATTTAAGAAGACCTGTAATGCAGCAGAAGCTGATGCTGCGCCATCGCATCACACACAGTATGCGGGAATATCTGGACAGCAAGGAATTTATCGAAATCGAAACACCGATGCTTGGAAGAAGTACACCGGAGGGGGCGCGTGATTATCTGGTGCCAAGCCGTGTACATCCGGGAAGCTTTTATGCCCTGCCGCAGTCACCGCAGCTTTATAAGCAGCTGCTGATGGTATCCGGCTTTGAGCGCTATTATCAGTTTGCCCGCTGCTTCCGTGACGAGGATCTGCGAGCGGATCGTCAGACGGATTTTACACAGGTCGATCTGGAAACCAGCTTTTTAAGTGATGTGGAAATTCAGACAATGATGGAGGAGATGCTGCAAAAACTGATGAAGGATGTCAAGGGAATGGACATCAGCATACCATTTCCACGCCTGACCTGGACGGAAGCCATGAATCGTTATGGAAGTGACAAGCCGGATAACCGCTTTGGCATGGAGCTGCAGGAAATAACAGAGCTTTTTGAGAACTGTGGATTCAAGGTGTTTGCGGATTGCATTGCAAACAAGGGCAGCATCAAGGCTGTTGTCGTTCCTGGAAAAGCCGGCATGACCAGAAAAGAAATCGATAAGATTACCGAGCTGGCGAAGAAAAACGGAGCCAAGGGTCTGGTAACGCTGAAATACAAGGATGAAGAATTGAGCGGACCGATTGTGAAGTTCTTAGCAGAGGAAGAAATACAGGCGCTCGTTACGCGTTTAAGCCTGAAGAATGAAGACCTTGTTCTGATTGTTTCCGACGCATGGAGAACGACCTGCGAGGTGCTGGGGGCATTGCGTAATCATTTCGGTGCAGAGCTTGGCTTAAAGAAATCGGATGAATTTTCATATTTGTGGGTAACGGACTTCCCGATGTTTGAGTACAGTGAGGAAGACGGTCGCTGGTATGCAATGCACCATCCGTTCACACGCCCAAGAGATGAGGATATGCAGTATATCGACAGTGATCCGGGCAAGGTGCATGCCATTGCGTATGATGTTGTTTTAAACGGATATGAGCTTGGTGGCGGCTCCCTGCGTATTTACGACGGTGCCATGCAGGACAAGATGTTTGAGGTACTGGGCTTTACCGAGGAGAAAATACAGGAGAACTTCGGCTGGTTTGTGGATGCCTTGAAATACGGAACACCGCCGCATGGAGGTCTTGCGTTTGGACTGGACCGCATTGCCATGATTCTTTCCGAGAGTGAATCCATCCGTGATGTTATCGCTTTCCCGAAAAATGCAAATGCAAAATGTCCAATGAGTGATGCACCAACGCAGGTTGATTCCGCACAGCTGGAAGAATTGCATATCGCTATTACGGAAATGTAA
- a CDS encoding DUF3021 domain-containing protein, with translation MRILKELTFTFSAITTCTVIGAAVYISIFWKNPELNSAILWQIIVCSLLCTLGNLLFRGEVKSRRLYYGIVFLHYLYINAVVLLSGLYFEWFYLDSIQMVLSMLLMIACIFLIVYTTLQLRSKRDTMLMNERLQKYYKKSTS, from the coding sequence ATGCGTATTTTAAAAGAGCTGACATTTACATTTTCTGCAATTACTACCTGTACCGTTATCGGTGCCGCTGTTTATATCAGCATATTCTGGAAGAACCCCGAGCTGAACAGTGCCATTCTGTGGCAGATAATCGTCTGCAGCCTGCTGTGTACATTGGGCAATCTGCTGTTTCGCGGAGAAGTCAAAAGCAGGCGGCTGTACTACGGCATCGTTTTCCTGCATTATCTGTATATCAACGCAGTTGTGCTGTTGAGCGGACTGTATTTCGAATGGTTCTACCTTGACAGCATACAGATGGTTCTCAGCATGCTGCTGATGATTGCCTGTATCTTTCTGATTGTATACACGACACTGCAGCTTCGATCCAAACGGGATACGATGCTTATGAATGAACGTCTGCAGAAGTATTATAAAAAAAGTACATCATAA